A genome region from Opitutaceae bacterium includes the following:
- a CDS encoding ATP-binding protein, which translates to MSNAMTFESQLQYLKLSHLSRHHEELTADAAKQRWSHAQFLRRIVEAEAHDRQQHALLRRIKAARFPVKKTLDQFQWDWPRQINEAQVRHLFELRFIEEHTNAVFCGGVGLGKTHLASALGYAACQAGHAVLFTTAVDAINSLLAAQAAHRLALELKKYVAPKLLVLDEVGYLPLDKAGADLLFQIISQRYERGSIIVTTNKAYKSWPTIFNNDAGITSAILDRLLHHAHTVVIEGKSYRMKDRRPEESPS; encoded by the coding sequence ATGAGCAACGCCATGACCTTTGAATCCCAGCTTCAGTATCTGAAGCTCTCCCACCTGAGCCGTCATCACGAGGAGCTGACCGCCGACGCCGCAAAGCAGCGCTGGTCCCATGCCCAGTTCCTGCGCAGAATCGTCGAGGCCGAGGCGCACGATCGCCAGCAGCACGCACTCCTTCGCCGGATCAAGGCAGCTCGTTTCCCCGTGAAGAAAACCCTCGATCAGTTCCAGTGGGACTGGCCCCGGCAGATCAACGAGGCGCAGGTGCGCCATCTTTTCGAACTGCGCTTCATCGAGGAACACACCAACGCGGTCTTCTGCGGCGGCGTCGGCCTGGGAAAGACACACCTGGCTTCCGCACTCGGTTACGCAGCCTGCCAGGCAGGACATGCCGTGCTCTTCACCACGGCCGTCGACGCCATCAACTCGCTGCTCGCAGCCCAGGCGGCGCACAGGCTTGCCCTTGAACTCAAGAAGTACGTCGCACCAAAACTGCTCGTTCTCGACGAGGTCGGCTATCTTCCCCTCGACAAGGCTGGCGCCGACCTCCTCTTCCAAATCATCAGCCAGCGCTACGAGCGAGGCTCGATCATCGTCACCACCAACAAGGCCTACAAGAGCTGGCCCACGATCTTCAACAACGACGCCGGCATCACCTCCGCCATCCTCGATCGCCTCCTCCACCACGCTCACACCGTTGTCATCGAAGGAAAATCCTACCGCATGAAGGACCGCCGCCCAGAAGAATCCCCCTCCTGA
- a CDS encoding IS21 family transposase produces MNMTQIAAALGLHWQTVRTWLKRGKYERSRGAQRPRRSKLDPYRAAIARLIEAHPLSAMQVWCRLKEQGYEGSYSIVKEYIRRIRPPRTEAFLTLKFAPGQCAQVDWGSFGAVEVDGTRRALSFFVLVLGYSRWLHVEFTLGQGQEWFLGAHQRAFELLGGVPQEVMVDNCKTAVLSHAPGTEPVYNPQYLDFARHHGFRIKACGPGHPQSKGIVESAVAYVKKSFLSGRAITRFAELNPAVKLWLDTVANVREHGETKVRPLDRLAEERVHLLALSPQPYAAVQTRTVRASRRFRVTIDTNRYSVPPRHAGALLTAQLSSELVRLYAGTSLVAEHVRRFGRRLDMENPDHVRELEAQRKSGARQRLLIRFLELTPAAGPYHRALVERRMNAGHHLHRIVELIPAYGAEALAHAIESAHQLGAYSSDYIVNLLEQRARRLPEPGPLHLTRAPGALELELPAPDLTPYTHEQRHDL; encoded by the coding sequence ATGAACATGACGCAGATTGCGGCCGCACTCGGGCTGCATTGGCAGACTGTCAGGACATGGCTCAAGCGCGGAAAGTACGAGCGCAGTCGCGGCGCGCAAAGACCCCGCCGCTCCAAGCTCGATCCGTACCGCGCGGCGATCGCACGGCTGATCGAGGCGCATCCGCTGAGCGCGATGCAGGTTTGGTGCAGGCTCAAGGAGCAGGGCTACGAGGGCAGCTACTCGATCGTGAAGGAGTACATTCGCCGGATACGTCCACCCCGCACGGAGGCGTTCCTGACGCTGAAGTTTGCGCCCGGCCAGTGCGCCCAGGTCGACTGGGGCAGCTTCGGCGCGGTCGAGGTGGACGGCACCAGGCGCGCATTGAGTTTCTTTGTGCTGGTGCTCGGTTACAGCCGGTGGCTGCACGTCGAGTTTACACTGGGTCAAGGTCAGGAGTGGTTCCTCGGCGCCCACCAGCGCGCGTTCGAACTGCTCGGTGGCGTGCCGCAGGAGGTGATGGTCGACAACTGCAAGACGGCCGTTCTTTCGCACGCGCCCGGGACCGAGCCGGTGTACAACCCGCAGTACCTCGATTTTGCCCGGCACCACGGCTTTCGGATCAAGGCCTGCGGGCCGGGTCATCCGCAGTCCAAGGGCATCGTCGAGAGCGCCGTCGCGTATGTGAAGAAGAGTTTCCTTTCGGGCCGCGCGATCACACGGTTTGCCGAACTCAATCCGGCCGTGAAGCTGTGGCTCGACACGGTGGCCAACGTGCGCGAGCACGGTGAAACGAAGGTCCGCCCGCTCGACCGGCTGGCGGAGGAGCGCGTGCACCTGCTTGCGCTCAGCCCCCAGCCCTACGCCGCGGTCCAGACACGCACCGTGCGCGCCTCCCGGCGCTTCCGCGTCACGATCGACACCAACCGCTACTCGGTTCCTCCAAGACATGCGGGAGCGCTGCTGACCGCGCAGCTTTCCAGCGAACTGGTGCGGCTGTACGCCGGCACGAGCCTGGTCGCGGAGCATGTCCGCCGTTTCGGCCGGAGGCTGGACATGGAGAACCCCGATCATGTGCGCGAACTGGAGGCACAGAGGAAATCCGGCGCCCGGCAGCGGCTGCTGATTCGATTCCTCGAACTGACTCCCGCAGCCGGACCGTATCATCGTGCGCTTGTGGAGCGGCGCATGAATGCCGGCCATCACCTTCATCGCATCGTCGAACTGATCCCCGCCTACGGCGCCGAAGCCCTCGCGCACGCCATCGAGAGCGCCCACCAACTCGGAGCCTACTCCAGCGACTACATCGTGAATCTCCTCGAACAGCGCGCACGGCGACTGCCCGAGCCCGGCCCCTTGCATCTGACCCGCGCTCCCGGAGCGCTCGAACTGGAACTGCCCGCACCCGATCTGACCCCCTACACCCATGAGCAACGCCATGACCTTTGA
- a CDS encoding ABC transporter permease, with product MPLLRRAILSDYSVFWLCAAYCLAVAPFTPGFATIGNLSNVLGTFLPLFLVALAQTLVLISGGIDLSVTSTIGLSSIVGAMAMNDKDGWFAHHPLAAPAGIALMLAVGAAVGAFNGFAIARLRMPAFIVTLGSMMGFGGLAVWLTHSQAINQLPASFTMLGGRLALASGIVLVVALLTHLMLSRSLFGRWLYAVGGNARTAYISGVPVGGVLVAVYVLAGVLAALASVLYTGLVETGSPVLGQNILLDVIGATVIGGTSLFGGKGKVIWTLFGVVFCQRRERSHGFVAGRNPRLLGAIFLLGGGRWRFFEWVVFLPAGWVVDSE from the coding sequence ATGCCGCTGCTGCGCCGGGCAATTCTTTCTGACTATTCGGTTTTCTGGCTCTGTGCGGCCTATTGCCTCGCAGTCGCTCCATTCACTCCGGGGTTCGCGACGATCGGCAATCTTTCCAACGTGCTTGGAACCTTTCTGCCCCTGTTTCTCGTCGCGCTTGCGCAGACGCTCGTTCTGATTTCCGGCGGAATAGACCTTTCGGTCACCTCCACGATCGGGCTTTCCAGCATCGTGGGTGCAATGGCCATGAACGACAAGGATGGTTGGTTCGCCCATCATCCGCTTGCGGCACCGGCGGGTATCGCGCTGATGCTCGCCGTTGGCGCCGCGGTGGGTGCATTCAACGGCTTCGCCATAGCGCGTCTTCGAATGCCGGCATTCATTGTCACCCTGGGATCGATGATGGGGTTTGGTGGCCTTGCGGTCTGGCTCACGCACTCGCAGGCCATAAATCAACTGCCCGCCTCCTTTACCATGCTCGGTGGCCGGCTTGCGCTGGCTTCGGGCATCGTTCTTGTCGTTGCGTTGCTCACGCACCTCATGCTCAGTCGCTCGCTCTTCGGGCGGTGGCTCTATGCGGTTGGCGGCAACGCCCGGACCGCGTACATTTCCGGGGTGCCAGTCGGTGGGGTGCTGGTCGCCGTCTATGTCCTTGCGGGCGTTCTGGCGGCTCTCGCTTCCGTGCTGTACACCGGTCTTGTGGAAACCGGGTCGCCAGTCCTCGGACAGAACATTCTCCTCGACGTCATCGGTGCCACTGTCATCGGAGGAACAAGCCTTTTCGGCGGCAAGGGCAAGGTCATCTGGACCCTGTTCGGCGTTGTTTTCTGTCAGCGGCGAGAGAGAAGTCATGGTTTTGTGGCGGGTAGGAATCCACGTCTTCTTGGGGCGATTTTCTTGCTTGGTGGAGGCAGGTGGAGGTTCTTCGAATGGGTGGTTTTTCTTCCTGCTGGATGGGTGGTGGATAGTGAGTGA
- a CDS encoding IS630 family transposase — MSRKPTILTVTADQRGVLERWVGAHGTPQQVVKRCRIILRKAEGLDDATIAEELEVNRHTCRLWRQRFVSAGPQGLWDVANGRGRKPRRGLAKRIVEATLHTKPPGRTHWSARTLAKAQGVHASTVARIWQEHGLQPHRQETFKLSRDPQFVPKLLDVVGVYLNPPQNAVVLCVDEKSQIQALDRTQPGLPLKRGRCGTWTHDYVRHGTTTLFAALNVAAGKISGHCFPRHRHIEFLKFLRQIDAEYAEADELHLIVDNYGTHKHERVQRWLARRPRFKLHFIPTSSSWLNLVERWFAELTGKAVRRGSFSSVPDLINSITRFIEQWNQEPTPFVWTAKAEDILARIERCRRRLEAIQPGCTRRKPRKKAA, encoded by the coding sequence ATGAGCAGGAAACCGACGATTCTGACGGTCACGGCAGACCAACGTGGCGTTTTGGAGCGCTGGGTGGGCGCGCACGGTACGCCCCAGCAGGTGGTGAAGCGCTGCCGGATCATTTTGCGCAAGGCCGAAGGGCTGGACGATGCCACGATTGCGGAGGAGCTGGAGGTGAACCGGCACACCTGCCGGCTGTGGCGCCAGCGCTTTGTGTCCGCAGGTCCGCAAGGATTGTGGGACGTGGCGAATGGCCGCGGGCGCAAGCCGCGCCGAGGGCTGGCGAAAAGGATCGTCGAAGCGACGCTGCACACGAAGCCGCCGGGGCGGACGCACTGGAGCGCGCGAACCCTGGCGAAGGCGCAGGGCGTGCATGCGAGCACAGTCGCGCGTATCTGGCAGGAGCATGGGTTGCAGCCGCACCGACAGGAGACGTTCAAACTCTCCCGCGATCCACAGTTTGTGCCCAAACTGCTCGATGTGGTGGGCGTTTACCTCAACCCACCGCAAAACGCGGTGGTGCTCTGCGTGGACGAGAAAAGCCAGATTCAGGCGCTGGATCGCACGCAACCAGGCCTGCCGCTGAAGCGCGGTCGCTGCGGCACCTGGACGCACGACTACGTGCGCCATGGCACGACCACGCTGTTTGCCGCATTGAACGTGGCCGCCGGCAAGATCAGCGGCCACTGCTTCCCGCGCCACCGGCACATCGAGTTCCTGAAGTTCCTGCGACAAATCGACGCGGAATATGCCGAGGCGGACGAGCTCCATCTTATCGTCGACAATTACGGCACCCACAAACACGAGCGGGTGCAGCGCTGGCTCGCCCGGCGTCCACGCTTCAAACTGCACTTCATTCCCACCAGTTCGAGCTGGCTCAATCTGGTGGAGCGCTGGTTTGCCGAACTCACCGGCAAGGCGGTGCGTCGCGGCAGCTTCTCCAGTGTTCCCGATCTGATCAACTCGATCACCCGCTTCATCGAGCAATGGAACCAGGAGCCCACGCCATTTGTTTGGACCGCCAAGGCGGAGGACATCCTTGCCAGGATCGAACGCTGTCGTCGCCGGCTCGAGGCCATCCAGCCCGGTTGCACCCGGCGAAAGCCGCGCAAGAAGGCCGCATGA
- a CDS encoding TIM barrel protein, translated as MRPGISSFAFGWAIGSPSTPAPQAFGVDALLDFAIQYGIRVIQIGDNLPLHVLTGGELDGLALRARAHGIEIEVGARGLSHDHLHHHIDIARRLHANLLRFVIDARNHEPAPDEAVRLMRGALPALRAAGVILGIENHDRFPSAVLRRMVDTVASEHVGICLDTVNSLGAGEGIGEVLGQLAPVCVNLHVKDFSIERLSHQMGFTVSGRPLGKGMLPIDIVLAAVTKQGRCNTAIVETWTPPEQEMSATIAKEARWAVESVMELRAALERNHEASPDPTASHRDQFPTSIRH; from the coding sequence ATGAGACCCGGGATCAGCTCCTTTGCGTTTGGCTGGGCAATTGGCTCACCTTCAACTCCGGCACCACAAGCCTTTGGAGTTGATGCGCTGCTTGATTTTGCGATCCAGTACGGCATTCGGGTGATTCAGATCGGCGACAACCTGCCGTTGCATGTGCTGACCGGGGGGGAGCTCGATGGTCTGGCCCTTCGTGCGCGAGCTCACGGAATTGAAATCGAAGTGGGTGCGCGCGGCCTTTCACATGATCACCTGCACCACCATATCGACATCGCCCGTCGCCTCCATGCGAACCTGCTGCGCTTTGTCATTGATGCGAGGAATCATGAACCGGCGCCAGACGAAGCCGTGCGTTTGATGCGCGGCGCGTTGCCAGCGCTGCGGGCGGCTGGTGTGATTCTCGGCATCGAGAATCACGACCGTTTCCCCAGCGCCGTTCTTCGGCGCATGGTCGACACTGTCGCGAGTGAGCACGTCGGCATCTGTCTGGACACCGTGAATTCACTCGGAGCAGGCGAGGGAATTGGCGAGGTGCTCGGACAGCTGGCGCCGGTTTGTGTGAACCTGCATGTGAAGGATTTCTCGATTGAGCGACTTTCGCACCAGATGGGGTTCACCGTCAGCGGCCGTCCCCTTGGCAAGGGCATGCTTCCGATTGACATCGTGCTTGCCGCAGTCACGAAGCAAGGCCGGTGCAACACTGCCATTGTCGAAACCTGGACGCCTCCAGAACAGGAGATGTCGGCCACGATAGCCAAAGAGGCGAGATGGGCCGTTGAAAGCGTGATGGAGCTTCGGGCTGCCTTGGAACGGAACCATGAAGCAAGTCCAGACCCAACCGCGTCCCATCGTGATCAATTCCCCACATCCATTCGTCACTAG
- a CDS encoding semialdehyde dehydrogenase — protein sequence MKKTTITLVGAGGKMGCRITDNLLKRADYLAHYLEVSPRGLENLKSRGVIPSEQKVAVEASDVIILAVPDVAIGAISREIVPQMKSGALLMTLDPAAPLDGQIATRPDIGCVIAHPSHPSIFNWEPTEAAFRDFYGGVSARQAVVCALMHGSEQDYELGVRVATAIYAPVDRFHRITLEQMAILEPAMVETLAQTCMEVVKEGYDTIVAKGVPAEAARDFVLGHLRIQIAVLFGEVNGTFSEAAYKISKRARPGIFRDDWKKIFEIEDIRAQVRDITTR from the coding sequence ATGAAGAAAACAACAATCACTTTGGTGGGCGCCGGCGGCAAAATGGGCTGTCGAATCACCGACAATCTGCTGAAGCGCGCGGACTACCTCGCACACTACCTTGAGGTTTCTCCGAGGGGACTCGAGAACCTGAAGTCGCGGGGTGTGATTCCCTCCGAGCAGAAAGTCGCTGTTGAGGCATCAGATGTCATCATACTCGCCGTGCCCGATGTGGCAATCGGAGCCATTTCACGGGAAATTGTTCCCCAAATGAAGAGTGGCGCGCTGCTGATGACGCTTGACCCGGCAGCTCCATTGGACGGACAGATCGCGACTCGCCCGGACATCGGCTGCGTCATAGCGCACCCATCGCATCCATCGATATTCAACTGGGAGCCGACGGAAGCGGCCTTCCGTGACTTTTACGGCGGCGTTTCCGCCAGGCAGGCAGTCGTCTGCGCGCTGATGCACGGCTCCGAACAGGACTACGAACTGGGCGTGCGGGTCGCCACGGCGATATATGCGCCTGTGGACAGGTTCCATCGGATCACACTTGAACAAATGGCCATACTCGAGCCGGCGATGGTAGAGACGCTCGCGCAGACCTGCATGGAGGTGGTGAAGGAGGGCTACGACACCATAGTTGCAAAGGGCGTGCCGGCTGAAGCTGCGCGGGATTTTGTCCTCGGGCACCTGCGCATTCAGATCGCGGTGCTTTTCGGCGAGGTGAATGGCACGTTCTCGGAAGCCGCCTACAAGATTTCAAAACGAGCAAGACCGGGGATCTTTCGCGATGACTGGAAAAAGATCTTTGAAATCGAGGATATCCGGGCGCAGGTTCGCGACATCACCACGCGTTGA
- a CDS encoding Gfo/Idh/MocA family oxidoreductase gives MTRLRFAILGTGYWSRYQLAAWRELRGAECVALCDRSRERAERLGREFGIAAIHEDPVELFERERLDFVDIIADVQAHAPLTRIAAEHKLPVICQKPMAATWRDARMMVQFCARKRTPFLIHENFRWQAPMRALAAELRRGTIGRTFRARIDFISGFPVFANQPFLAGLDQFVISDVGSHALDLARFLFGEARSVYCRTRRINKSIKGEDVATIMLETCGGAHIVINLAYAGNALEREVFPETLVFVEGENGSAELSPGCVLRTTTREGTLVRKANPAHYSWADPRYAVVHSSIVDCNANLLAALQGRGVAETSAQDNLRTMRLVFGAYESAACGCAIVVD, from the coding sequence GTGACGCGGCTTCGTTTTGCAATCCTGGGCACCGGGTATTGGTCCCGGTATCAACTCGCAGCCTGGCGCGAGCTTCGCGGCGCCGAATGCGTGGCGCTGTGCGACCGTTCCCGGGAGAGGGCGGAGAGGCTCGGCCGCGAGTTTGGGATCGCCGCCATCCATGAGGACCCAGTCGAACTGTTTGAGCGGGAGAGGCTCGACTTTGTTGACATCATCGCGGACGTGCAGGCGCACGCGCCGCTCACCCGGATTGCGGCGGAGCACAAGCTGCCGGTGATCTGCCAGAAGCCGATGGCCGCAACCTGGCGCGATGCCCGGATGATGGTGCAGTTCTGCGCCAGGAAACGCACCCCGTTCCTCATTCACGAGAACTTTCGATGGCAGGCGCCCATGCGGGCCCTTGCTGCGGAACTGCGGCGGGGCACGATAGGACGGACGTTTCGTGCCCGAATTGATTTCATCTCTGGATTTCCCGTTTTCGCCAATCAACCGTTTCTCGCCGGGCTTGACCAGTTTGTCATCAGTGATGTCGGCAGCCACGCGCTCGATCTCGCGCGATTCCTGTTTGGTGAGGCGAGGTCGGTCTATTGCCGCACCAGAAGGATCAACAAGTCCATCAAGGGGGAGGATGTCGCCACCATCATGCTGGAAACATGCGGCGGCGCCCACATTGTGATCAACCTGGCCTATGCCGGCAATGCGCTCGAGCGGGAGGTGTTTCCGGAAACGCTTGTTTTTGTGGAAGGCGAAAACGGCAGCGCCGAACTGAGTCCGGGCTGTGTGCTGCGCACGACCACCCGCGAGGGCACGCTCGTGCGCAAGGCGAACCCCGCCCATTATTCCTGGGCTGATCCCCGCTACGCCGTCGTGCACTCGAGCATCGTCGACTGCAACGCCAACCTCCTCGCCGCGCTGCAGGGACGCGGGGTGGCGGAGACCAGCGCTCAGGACAATCTGCGCACCATGCGACTCGTGTTCGGCGCCTATGAATCTGCCGCCTGCGGTTGTGCCATCGTCGTCGACTAG
- a CDS encoding TonB-dependent receptor: MTTFSRLQYSVAPIAALIVATSILSGQTDPKEEPIITLNAFEVSSDRDVGYTASSALAGGRIEAPLKETPSAVTIMTREFLDDIAATSFSSAAEWAPNAIPVGDTGGGAGGEHNVNMRGLGSSFPSRNYFRWYVSSDSYATERLEFARGPNAILFGDANPGGVNTTWSKQALFVPKSSLQLRADSWGGYRASLDVNQPIGDRLALRVNLLHDRLGGWRDYDDAQRDGRHFAATFRIARETQIRAEYEQGRYLRYAFAQSFTDQSSNWNRSTVYNGATTPSTTGTGIARLNGGAANDYLVWDPNVGQVVNWRGFYQSTGTGLTLLPEGRAITNFPALPSLEFSRQPPDAFIAAKYRTWTVYAEHRFTSSLIAQLAYNYQQQTRHGNVRNWNTHRIDVNTMRPSANGGLESNPNFGKVFSDVNTSVLDRPNRLGDLRLSLAHRFSHNWLRHSLSLVSGFRTDEYHPRDYRVGRVNNPASPNANNATNVLMVRQYWDSPRNPQMFDSLVSNGGDYRWVMIADDTERQELFYSQIASASSLFDGRLSLLLGYRFDDYHREAFGGIGANPDGTPIIGASGGPGTMDLTDLSLSNYSAGAVWFPVPWIGPYVNYSQGFNAPGYGDNRIDGSPILNSSNEGVDVGLKLELLEGKVAGSIGYYFTEQVDRPRAGDNLGDINLIWTDLSKPERTLTGYRDTESYKGHGLEIDLTANLTRNWRLMFNYARPETEQADIGIGLRTYYDANIAEWQAGATNPAIPNRAAIAQNILDIESTIQGYTQGRRLNNTPDYTANAYTTYSFREGMLKGFAIGGGANFRGRLVIGNRRSSPFEYVYSDPYVLVTSHVSYTHKIGGVRTRYQLNVSNLLNDRDVVFTNYTFNAGLGTEVPNAFRHQAPRRFMLTVTFDL; this comes from the coding sequence ATGACCACCTTCTCCCGTTTGCAATATTCCGTTGCACCGATTGCCGCGCTGATCGTCGCGACTTCGATTCTGTCAGGACAGACCGATCCGAAGGAAGAGCCCATCATCACGCTGAACGCATTCGAAGTGTCATCCGATCGCGATGTCGGTTACACGGCCTCCAGCGCGCTCGCTGGCGGCCGCATTGAGGCTCCGCTCAAGGAGACCCCCTCCGCGGTCACGATCATGACGCGCGAGTTTCTCGATGACATCGCCGCCACCAGTTTCTCATCCGCCGCGGAATGGGCGCCCAATGCCATCCCGGTCGGCGACACCGGCGGTGGAGCGGGAGGCGAGCACAACGTCAACATGCGCGGACTCGGGTCAAGTTTTCCAAGCCGGAACTATTTCCGCTGGTATGTTTCGAGCGACAGCTACGCCACGGAGCGGCTCGAGTTTGCCCGCGGACCCAATGCGATCCTCTTTGGCGATGCCAACCCGGGCGGTGTCAACACCACATGGTCCAAGCAGGCACTTTTCGTTCCAAAGAGCAGCCTTCAACTGCGCGCCGATTCCTGGGGTGGCTACCGTGCCTCGCTTGACGTCAATCAACCGATTGGCGACCGGCTTGCGCTTCGCGTGAATCTCCTGCACGACCGGCTTGGGGGCTGGCGGGACTACGATGACGCGCAGCGGGACGGCCGCCATTTCGCGGCGACATTCCGAATCGCGCGCGAAACCCAGATTCGCGCCGAATACGAACAGGGGCGCTACCTCCGCTACGCTTTCGCCCAATCCTTCACCGATCAAAGTTCCAATTGGAATCGCTCAACCGTCTACAACGGCGCGACCACTCCGTCCACCACCGGGACAGGCATTGCCCGGCTCAACGGAGGCGCAGCCAACGACTATCTTGTCTGGGACCCCAACGTCGGTCAGGTCGTCAACTGGCGTGGATTCTACCAGTCCACAGGCACCGGTCTCACTCTTCTCCCGGAAGGCAGGGCCATCACTAATTTCCCCGCGCTGCCCAGCCTTGAATTCAGCCGGCAGCCGCCGGACGCTTTCATAGCCGCAAAATACAGGACGTGGACGGTTTACGCAGAACACCGTTTTACTTCGAGCTTGATCGCCCAGCTCGCCTACAACTACCAGCAGCAGACGAGGCATGGAAATGTCCGCAATTGGAATACGCACCGCATAGATGTAAACACCATGCGCCCCTCCGCGAACGGAGGCTTGGAGTCGAATCCGAATTTCGGCAAGGTCTTTTCCGACGTCAATACCAGCGTCCTTGACCGGCCCAACCGTCTTGGCGACCTGCGTCTCAGCCTCGCCCATCGATTCTCTCACAACTGGCTCCGGCACAGCCTGAGCTTGGTGTCCGGATTCCGAACCGACGAGTATCACCCCCGGGACTATCGCGTTGGCCGCGTCAACAATCCTGCCTCCCCGAATGCAAACAATGCTACCAATGTTCTCATGGTGCGCCAGTATTGGGACTCCCCCCGCAATCCGCAGATGTTCGACAGTCTGGTCTCCAATGGCGGCGACTATCGCTGGGTGATGATTGCCGACGACACCGAGCGACAGGAGCTCTTCTACAGTCAGATTGCCTCCGCTTCCTCGCTGTTCGACGGCAGACTTTCACTGCTGCTTGGATACCGGTTCGACGACTATCACCGCGAGGCCTTCGGCGGAATCGGCGCCAATCCGGACGGCACTCCGATAATTGGCGCATCTGGCGGCCCGGGCACCATGGATCTCACCGATCTCAGCCTGAGCAACTACTCGGCCGGTGCAGTATGGTTTCCAGTCCCATGGATTGGACCGTACGTCAACTACTCGCAGGGCTTCAATGCGCCCGGCTACGGCGACAATCGAATCGACGGTTCACCCATCCTCAACTCCTCCAACGAAGGCGTGGACGTTGGCTTGAAGCTCGAGTTGCTCGAAGGCAAGGTCGCCGGCAGCATCGGATACTACTTCACTGAACAGGTGGATCGACCCCGTGCCGGCGACAATCTTGGGGACATCAATCTTATCTGGACCGATCTGAGCAAACCAGAGCGAACGCTCACCGGCTACCGTGACACTGAGAGCTACAAGGGCCACGGCCTCGAGATTGACCTCACTGCCAATCTCACCCGGAACTGGCGGCTGATGTTCAACTATGCGCGCCCGGAAACCGAGCAGGCCGACATCGGCATTGGGCTTCGCACCTACTATGACGCGAATATCGCGGAATGGCAGGCCGGGGCCACCAACCCCGCAATTCCCAATCGCGCCGCGATCGCGCAGAACATTCTCGACATCGAAAGCACAATTCAGGGTTACACGCAGGGGCGGCGGTTGAACAACACACCCGACTACACTGCCAACGCCTATACAACCTATTCGTTTCGAGAGGGCATGCTCAAGGGCTTCGCAATCGGAGGAGGCGCCAACTTCCGAGGCCGCCTGGTCATCGGAAATCGCCGGAGCAGCCCGTTTGAATACGTCTACTCGGACCCGTATGTGTTGGTCACCAGTCACGTCAGTTACACGCACAAGATCGGCGGAGTCCGCACCCGCTATCAGCTGAACGTCTCGAATCTTCTGAATGACCGCGATGTCGTCTTCACCAACTACACCTTCAACGCCGGGCTTGGAACAGAAGTACCCAATGCTTTCCGTCACCAGGCGCCTCGCCGTTTCATGCTTACGGTGACGTTCGATCTGTAG